Proteins from one Cellulosilyticum lentocellum DSM 5427 genomic window:
- a CDS encoding DUF370 domain-containing protein — MSQFINIGYGNIVAVERIVAIVTAESAPIKRLITKAREESQLIDATQGRKTRGVIITDNHQVILSALQPETMASRLGSPKE; from the coding sequence ATGAGTCAATTTATTAATATCGGTTATGGAAACATTGTAGCAGTTGAGCGTATTGTAGCGATTGTTACAGCTGAGTCAGCACCTATTAAAAGATTAATTACAAAAGCAAGAGAAGAGTCACAGCTTATAGATGCGACCCAAGGGCGCAAAACAAGAGGAGTGATTATTACAGATAATCATCAGGTCATCTTGTCGGCTCTTCAACCAGAGACCATGGCAAGTAGATTGGGAAGTCCTAAAGAATAA
- a CDS encoding YicC/YloC family endoribonuclease produces MLKKKVGKCMIYSMTGYGRCEVEENARKVSVEISAVNHRYLDLNIRMPRMLMHLEENVRNVIKNEVARGKIEVSIMCHSSAKEDLEVTVNEALGQAYLGGIRQLGATFHLEDDLKLSDLLGVNDLITIQKQAGNLEAVSETIEKALKGALQTFLEMRGKEGTVLQQDILCKNEGLKVLLAEINQRSPLVVECYRQRLQSRLEQLLGDGMNIDESRLAMEVAVFADKCAIDEEVTRLGSHFGQLESILKEGGIVGRKLDFLMQEMNREANTIGSKANDYEITKVVVALKTEIEKMREQVQNLE; encoded by the coding sequence ATGCTGAAAAAGAAAGTAGGAAAATGCATGATTTATAGTATGACAGGCTATGGCAGATGTGAAGTAGAAGAAAACGCAAGAAAAGTAAGTGTTGAAATTTCCGCTGTGAACCATCGTTATTTAGACCTTAATATTCGTATGCCTCGTATGCTCATGCATCTAGAGGAAAATGTACGTAATGTCATTAAAAATGAAGTAGCTAGAGGTAAGATAGAAGTTAGTATTATGTGTCATTCTTCAGCTAAGGAGGATCTTGAAGTAACAGTAAATGAAGCTTTGGGACAAGCTTACCTCGGGGGAATACGTCAATTAGGTGCAACTTTTCATCTAGAAGATGACTTAAAACTTTCTGATTTACTGGGAGTAAATGATCTTATAACCATTCAAAAACAAGCAGGTAATTTAGAAGCAGTAAGTGAAACGATAGAGAAAGCACTTAAAGGCGCGCTTCAAACATTTCTTGAAATGAGAGGTAAGGAAGGGACTGTACTTCAGCAAGATATTTTATGTAAAAATGAAGGTTTAAAAGTACTTTTAGCTGAAATCAATCAGCGTAGCCCTTTGGTAGTTGAGTGTTATCGTCAACGTTTACAAAGCAGGTTAGAACAGCTTTTAGGTGATGGCATGAACATAGATGAAAGTCGTTTGGCAATGGAAGTAGCTGTTTTTGCGGATAAATGTGCTATTGACGAAGAAGTAACACGATTGGGTAGTCACTTCGGTCAATTAGAAAGTATTTTAAAAGAAGGCGGCATTGTAGGACGTAAGCTTGATTTCCTTATGCAGGAAATGAATAGGGAAGCTAATACTATTGGCTCAAAAGCTAATGATTATGAGATTACAAAGGTAGTAGTAGCGCTTAAAACTGAAATCGAGAAAATGAGAGAACAAGTTCAGAATTTAGAGTAG
- the gmk gene encoding guanylate kinase, with protein sequence MKEGLKIVLSGPSGSGKGTIVKELIKNEQFLLSISVTTRQPRQGEEEGVHYFFKTKEAFEKMIAQDELLEYACFCDNYYGTPKAFIEESVKKGKDVILEIEVQGAQQIKEIYPDAIFIFVIPPSLAELESRLVGRGTEERNIIDQRLKRAKEELALYTTYDYIVVNDRLVEAIEDINRIVGAEKLRSCHYAAEIEEIIHN encoded by the coding sequence ATGAAAGAAGGATTAAAAATCGTTTTATCAGGACCATCAGGGTCAGGAAAAGGGACAATTGTAAAGGAACTGATTAAAAATGAGCAATTTTTACTTTCTATTTCCGTTACAACACGTCAGCCTAGACAAGGGGAAGAAGAAGGTGTACACTATTTCTTTAAGACAAAAGAAGCGTTTGAAAAAATGATTGCACAAGATGAGCTTTTAGAATATGCTTGTTTTTGTGATAACTATTATGGTACACCTAAAGCTTTTATTGAGGAAAGTGTAAAAAAAGGAAAAGATGTTATACTAGAAATAGAAGTACAGGGAGCACAGCAAATTAAGGAAATTTACCCTGATGCTATTTTTATCTTTGTTATTCCACCTTCATTAGCAGAACTTGAAAGTCGTTTAGTTGGAAGAGGAACAGAGGAAAGAAATATAATTGATCAAAGATTAAAACGTGCCAAAGAAGAACTTGCGCTTTATACAACGTATGATTATATTGTAGTAAATGACCGTTTGGTTGAGGCTATAGAAGACATTAATCGTATTGTAGGTGCGGAAAAGTTAAGAAGCTGTCATTACGCAGCAGAAATAGAAGAAATTATTCATAACTAG
- the rpoZ gene encoding DNA-directed RNA polymerase subunit omega, with product MLQPSYTQIMQKLNKEGTSKLTSRYSIVIAASKRARNIIDVINEQAAATKEADKTGERIIDPEKIKEAARLNEMLKSKKPISIAVDEIYEGKMRMREFHPPVEEAEEVEESN from the coding sequence ATGTTACAACCATCTTATACCCAAATCATGCAAAAGCTTAATAAAGAAGGTACTTCAAAGCTTACAAGTCGTTATTCTATTGTTATTGCTGCTTCAAAAAGAGCTAGAAATATTATTGATGTGATTAATGAGCAAGCAGCAGCTACTAAAGAAGCAGACAAAACAGGTGAAAGAATCATTGACCCAGAAAAGATTAAAGAAGCTGCTAGACTTAATGAAATGTTAAAATCTAAGAAACCTATTTCTATTGCAGTTGATGAAATTTATGAAGGCAAAATGCGTATGAGAGAATTTCATCCACCAGTAGAAGAGGCAGAAGAGGTAGAAGAAAGTAACTAA
- a CDS encoding Rqc2 family fibronectin-binding protein, whose protein sequence is MALDGLVLANIVHELKDVLIGGRIDKIYQIEKEDILFTIRNNGNVYKLLLTANSNYPRVHLSTLAKNPSQDPPMFCMLLRKHLGGGRLLDIVQPDLERIVEFHIEATNELGDKETKKLIIEIMGRHSNIILTKEDHLILDSIKHISNDKSSVREILPNRVYQRPPSQDKLNPLHISEANFIEKLKTSDLPLFKSLYMNFNGLSPMICHEICHTAGVDDEASTHTTSHEHYTKLFTSFVNILEPIDSGHFRPTLYQNTSEIPEDFYCLPVSLYKELEAKAYPSMSELLEYYFFEKSTRFNVAQKTADIKKLIHTFIDRSVRKKAIQEKALEECTHKELYKIYGELLTAYAHQIPAEADSFTTLNYYTEPYEEITIPLEINKTAIQNAQAYFKLYNKAKRTEIAATEQLISIEEDLQYLASVLLSLDLLETKEDIAELRTELVQMGYLKKKKNTKKENRSKKSLPYLHFKSSKGHDIYVGKNNYQNDELTMKFAKTNDLWLHIKDGPGSHVIVKYLESSPIDDEVILEAATLAAYYSSGKMSSHVPIDYTFRKNVKKVPNAKPGMVIYTQFKTLYVTPTEAFIKKLLP, encoded by the coding sequence ATGGCATTAGATGGTCTCGTTTTAGCTAATATTGTACATGAATTAAAAGATGTACTTATTGGTGGACGCATTGATAAAATATATCAAATTGAAAAAGAAGATATCCTTTTTACTATTAGAAATAATGGAAATGTTTATAAATTACTTTTAACAGCAAATAGCAACTATCCTCGCGTACATCTTTCTACCCTTGCAAAAAATCCTTCCCAAGATCCCCCTATGTTTTGTATGCTCCTACGTAAACATCTAGGTGGTGGGAGATTACTCGATATTGTTCAACCTGATTTAGAACGTATTGTAGAATTTCATATTGAGGCTACTAATGAGCTTGGAGATAAGGAAACCAAAAAACTTATTATTGAAATTATGGGGAGACACAGTAATATCATCTTGACTAAGGAAGATCATCTCATTTTGGATAGTATTAAACATATATCAAATGACAAAAGTAGTGTTAGAGAAATCCTTCCTAATCGTGTTTATCAAAGACCTCCAAGTCAAGATAAACTTAACCCACTTCATATTTCAGAAGCAAACTTTATAGAAAAACTTAAAACCAGTGATTTGCCCTTATTTAAAAGTCTTTATATGAACTTTAATGGGCTTAGTCCTATGATTTGCCATGAAATCTGTCATACAGCTGGCGTAGATGATGAAGCTTCTACACATACAACTTCACATGAGCATTACACAAAGCTTTTTACAAGCTTCGTCAATATTTTGGAACCCATTGACTCAGGACATTTTAGACCTACCCTATATCAAAACACTTCAGAAATACCTGAAGATTTCTATTGTTTACCGGTGTCCCTTTATAAGGAGCTAGAAGCTAAAGCTTATCCTAGCATGAGTGAACTATTAGAATACTACTTCTTTGAAAAAAGTACACGATTTAATGTAGCTCAAAAAACAGCCGATATCAAAAAGCTTATTCATACTTTTATAGACCGTAGCGTTCGAAAAAAGGCTATTCAAGAAAAAGCTTTAGAAGAATGTACGCATAAAGAGCTTTATAAAATTTATGGTGAACTCCTAACAGCTTATGCGCATCAAATTCCAGCAGAAGCCGATAGCTTTACTACTTTAAATTATTATACTGAACCTTACGAAGAGATTACTATTCCTCTTGAAATAAATAAAACAGCTATTCAAAATGCTCAAGCTTATTTTAAACTCTATAATAAAGCTAAACGTACAGAAATAGCTGCTACAGAGCAACTTATTAGTATCGAAGAGGATCTTCAGTATTTAGCTTCTGTTCTGCTTTCTCTAGATTTACTAGAGACCAAAGAAGATATTGCAGAACTTAGAACAGAGCTAGTACAGATGGGCTATTTAAAAAAGAAAAAAAATACTAAGAAAGAAAATCGTTCAAAGAAAAGCTTACCTTACCTACATTTTAAATCTTCTAAAGGTCATGATATTTACGTAGGAAAAAACAACTATCAAAATGATGAGCTCACAATGAAATTTGCGAAAACAAATGATCTATGGCTTCATATTAAGGATGGCCCAGGCTCCCATGTTATCGTGAAGTACTTAGAAAGTAGTCCGATAGATGATGAAGTCATCTTAGAAGCTGCTACTTTAGCTGCTTACTATAGCAGCGGTAAAATGTCTAGTCATGTCCCTATTGACTATACATTCCGTAAAAATGTAAAAAAGGTACCTAATGCAAAGCCTGGAATGGTCATTTATACACAATTTAAAACGCTATACGTTACTCCTACAGAGGCTTTTATCAAAAAACTTTTACCTTAA